The following are encoded together in the Lactuca sativa cultivar Salinas chromosome 1, Lsat_Salinas_v11, whole genome shotgun sequence genome:
- the LOC111879397 gene encoding secreted RxLR effector protein 161-like, whose translation MGLLHYFLGIEVKQEQKRISISQHMYAKELLKRFNMVGSSPVSTPMDFGSKFPKNTSEDDVNPSLYRSIIGSLMYLTATRPDIMFSVSVIIHFMENPMKIHWEAGKHILRYINGTLSHGLMYTRTEDASLIGFSDNDYGGCIDDSKSTTCYVFNLGSGAISWQTKKQNVVALSSAEAEYISLSMAGCQALWLRGILVTLGKYQINATKL comes from the coding sequence ATGGGACTATTGCATTACTTCTTGGGAATAGAGGTAAAGCAAGAGCAAAAGAGGATCTCAATTTCCCAACACATGTATGCTAAGGAACTGCTTAAACGCTTCAACATGGTGGGTTCTTCACCTGTCTCTACCCCAATGGATTTTGGATCAAAATTCCCAAAAAATACTTCCGAAGATGATGTGAATCCTAGTCTATATAGGAGTATCATAGGCAGCCTTATGTATTTAACTGCAACAAGAcccgacatcatgttttctgtaagTGTTATTATCCACTTCATGGAGAATCCCATGAAAATTCATTGGGAAGCTGGTAAACATATATTGCGTTACATAAATGGTACTCTCAGTCATGGGCTTATGTATACTAGAACTGAAGATGCAAGTTTGATAGGTTTTAGCGACAATGATTATGGTGGGTGTATAGATGATAGTAAAAGCACCACATGCTATGTTTTTAACCTTGGATCTGGAGCCATATCATGGCAAACGAAGAAGCAAAATGTGGTTGCCTTATCTTCTGCTGAGGCTGAGTACATTTCACTTTCAATGGCCGGCTGCCAAGCCTTATGgcttaggggtattttggtcacaCTGGGAAAATACCAAATCAATGCAACAAAGCTTTAA